AAGTATCGCTACTTGACAATTCTATCATTTTGTTAACATCAAGATCATCGGTTATGAATTCACTCGGTTTGACATTATTGTTGACTCTTTTGAAATAGCTAACAACAAGAATCTCCTTTGCTCGAGTAAGTGCCACATAAAATAGTTTCCTTTCACTATCAATGTCACCTTCGTATTTTTCAACATCGAACATATCACGTGGTATGGACCATTTCCTTTGTCTTCCTGTCATAGTCGATGGAAAACGCCTTGCCAACATTGAAGGAATGAAAACAATTGGCCATTCCAGTCCTTTGGCCTGATGTACAGTCATAAGTTGGACTGCATCCACGCCACCAATATCATCTCCTGCTTGCTCTTCATAAGAAGATGTAGCATACAATGTCATATACCAAAACAGACCTTTCAGGTCACGTTCCCATTTTCGTTTTCTTCCACCAAGCATATTAGCAGCTTCATAATCAGAAAGAATTGAGCCGAATCTCCCAAGATTGGCCATTATAACCATATGATTTGGATTATCTGGTTCAAGTTGATGAAAACCAAGTTTGATAAGAAGTTCATGATAAATCCTAGAAAAATCTCCATATTCTCCCGCAAGTGCCGATTTTTTCCATTCCACCAAAGTTGAAACCATGTCTCCAGGCAAAGAAATATCAGACGCACCAATATTCCAATCTTCAAGTGCTGAATAGAGGATATCATCACCTTCAAGTGGCTCTTCGTCAGAATTATCTTTCCAAAAGGCTCCTTCAAATAGCCATGCAAAAAGTTTACCCACCGCTTTGATTTCATATCTACGGAAAAGACCAACTTTTCCTCCCACCATTACAGGTATGTTCCTTTCTCTGAAGATATCAATGAAAGCAGGGGCAGAAGTCTTCACACTACGAAACAATATTCCGAAATCGCTATAAGTACATGCACCACTATTAACATGTGATTCAATCTGATCAGCAATCCATTCTGCCTCTTCAGCAGCATCTTCAAACTGACCAAGATAAACAGCCCCATCCTCTTTTCTTGTTGAGTCTAAGTGAGCATACTTAGTTTCAAACTTATCTGCAAATTCATTTGCTATATTGAGTATGGATTTCGTGCTACGCCTATTCTCTGTTATGGGAACTGTATCAGTATCAGAGTAATATGTAACAAAATCATCAAAACAGCCTTCATCTGAACCACGCCACTGGTAAATAGTTTGCCTAGGGTCTCCAACAATGAATATGCTAGCTTTTTCACCAATTAATCGAATAAGCTTCTCCTGTGCTCGATTAATGTCTTGGTATTCATCTACTATTAGATATTTTACATGTTCAAGAACTTCTGGATTGGGACTCAGATTCTCGATTGTAAGATTTATCATACGGTTGAATGTTAGACGCTTGTGAGAATCCAATATTTCCTCGTATTTAAGAAAATGATTCTGAAATTCTGGTGCATCCTTTTTAATTTTACTTTTTAGAATTAATTCTCCATAAACAACATTGGAAGTATTTAGAAAAGTTTCACAGTTTGTTGAATATTTACCGCTTTTACCAAGTCCAATTTCCCATCCAACACGCATCAAAAAAGCCATTTCTTGGTTTTCATCAATTACTCCATAATCCCCATATCCAAAATAATCTTCCAGCAATTGTGAACAATATCCATGAATTGTACCAACAAACATGTCACCAAGTTTAGCACAGATTTCATCGCCAGCCATATGTTTGATTCTATCATAAACACGACTTTTCATGCTTTGAGCAGCTTTTTCAGTGAATGTAAATGCGACAATAGATGAGGGATCCACCTTTTCGTGAAGAAGTAGATATACAATTTTTCTTGTAAGAGTTTCTGTTTTACCAGCACCTGCACCTGCAATAATCCTCAAATGGCTTTTTTTGGATAAGACGGCATCTTTTTGGCTATCTGATAATTTTTTAGGTTCATTCAGTATTTTGTCGAGCAGATCCCTTTCCCCATTCATGTTATTAGCCAATGAATAGCCAATATATTAATCTTGTTATTTTTTTTGCAGGTATCTTGAATATTTTGATATGATTTGATAAGTTGAGAAGTCGATAGTTTCATTATTGTGAAAATTATATCTATGCTTGAAAGCCATTGATTGAATAATAAATTATAGTACTATACATTTCAAAATTTGAAAGATATAACAGCAATATGATACAGCATTTTGAGAATTAATTTGGTTGTGTACCTATATGCAATGGTTAAATGTTACATGTTGATTGATAGAACATTTTCACAGTAGGGTGGATGATCCATAATGATGGATGTCTTGCGGGGATAGAATATTTGAAAATGATTTTGATGTAACTTGTATAAT
This genomic stretch from Methanococcoides sp. AM1 harbors:
- a CDS encoding ATP-dependent DNA helicase produces the protein MNGERDLLDKILNEPKKLSDSQKDAVLSKKSHLRIIAGAGAGKTETLTRKIVYLLLHEKVDPSSIVAFTFTEKAAQSMKSRVYDRIKHMAGDEICAKLGDMFVGTIHGYCSQLLEDYFGYGDYGVIDENQEMAFLMRVGWEIGLGKSGKYSTNCETFLNTSNVVYGELILKSKIKKDAPEFQNHFLKYEEILDSHKRLTFNRMINLTIENLSPNPEVLEHVKYLIVDEYQDINRAQEKLIRLIGEKASIFIVGDPRQTIYQWRGSDEGCFDDFVTYYSDTDTVPITENRRSTKSILNIANEFADKFETKYAHLDSTRKEDGAVYLGQFEDAAEEAEWIADQIESHVNSGACTYSDFGILFRSVKTSAPAFIDIFRERNIPVMVGGKVGLFRRYEIKAVGKLFAWLFEGAFWKDNSDEEPLEGDDILYSALEDWNIGASDISLPGDMVSTLVEWKKSALAGEYGDFSRIYHELLIKLGFHQLEPDNPNHMVIMANLGRFGSILSDYEAANMLGGRKRKWERDLKGLFWYMTLYATSSYEEQAGDDIGGVDAVQLMTVHQAKGLEWPIVFIPSMLARRFPSTMTGRQRKWSIPRDMFDVEKYEGDIDSERKLFYVALTRAKEILVVSYFKRVNNNVKPSEFITDDLDVNKMIELSSSDTLPLCKVEKIEDIEDLQTFAASELITYGKCPYLYRFTHVWNYQPGLDPMLGYGNTLHFCLRRAGELIRDEGYNSMSAIVEALDENFHLPFAGKTMTENAKRTAVDKLVRFVTEHEDDMNHIKEVESRIEFPMQKATVMGKVDVILHDDEGLEIRDYKTSDSVTSMEEVALQVQLYTKGLKMIGEPVTKGSVSFLENASTESVDVSEMALQNAETNAERYIDGIMKRDFTACPGTFCGKCNFKRICKFK